The Pirellulales bacterium genomic interval AGCAAGCCCTCGGCCAGCGATTTCATGCGCCGCGACGCACGCAGGCAAGTGGCGATCGTCTCGCGCAGCTCATCGGCCGATCGCGGCTTGGCCAGCGCCAATTCGCAATGCGACAGCAGGATCGTGATTGGCGTGCGCAATTCGTGCGACGCATCGGCGACGAATTCCGCTTGCCGCTCGAACGCCATTTCGAGCCGGACAAACATCGCGTTGAGCACTTCGGCAAGCTGCCCCAACTCGCTATCGACTTCCTGCAGGTTGATCCGCCGCGAGAGATTCGAGGCCGAGATGGCCGCGGCTGTGCTGCTCATGGCAGTGATCGGTTGCAGCACGCGTCGCGACAACACCCAGCCGCCGGCCAATCCGAGCAGCACCACCGCCCCGCCCGTCATTGCGATTTGCCACGCGAAGCTGTGCAAATGGGCCAACTGCGGTGCAATGGATTGGCCGACGAGGATGCGAGTTTCGTGCGGGCCGAGCGTCGTGGCCTCGCGGAATGCGGCCCGGCTGCGCAAATGAATTTGCATGCTTTCGTCGCTGCCCGGCGCCCCGAGCGAAGCGGCATCCGGCGGCGCAAGCGGCGGCGCGGATTTCGACGCTTTCAGCACAGACCCGTGGCGAAGCCATACTGTGAAGTAGGTCGAATCATCGTTGGCCGCTGCTGCAGCGGCGGGACCCGCATGATCGGGCAACACAAGTTGGCCAAACAGTGCTTCGCGCGAGGGCACCTGCGGATCGGCCGGGGCATCCGGACGATTGAAGTCGTCGATCCGCGGGCCATCCTGATCGGGACCTGGCCGAAAGGGAGCGCCCGGCGGTGGAAAGCCGGGCGGCGGCAATGGGCGGCCTTCCGGATCCAGCGGTTCGCCGGCCCGACCAGTGCCGGCTCGATCTGCACCGCGGCCGGTCGGGGGCGCTGGTCGCCCCGTTCCTTCCAACTCGAACACCGGAAATCGCTGCAACGTTGCCGCCAAGAATCGGGCGCCCGCTTGAAGCCGGGCATCAGTTTCGCGAATGGCCGCCCGCCGCACTTGCCAATAAAGCCAAGTGCCAAAACATCCCACGACGCCAAGCAAAATCAGCGCATGCCAAGCCTGCAGTCGCCAGCGGATCGATCGAAACATTGCATGCCCTCGCCCGCCCCGTCTCTAGCCCCTCACCCTAGCGCAGCCTTCGGCCGCAACCACCCTAACCGCTCACCCTAACCGCTCAC includes:
- a CDS encoding ATP-binding protein produces the protein MFRSIRWRLQAWHALILLGVVGCFGTWLYWQVRRAAIRETDARLQAGARFLAATLQRFPVFELEGTGRPAPPTGRGADRAGTGRAGEPLDPEGRPLPPPGFPPPGAPFRPGPDQDGPRIDDFNRPDAPADPQVPSREALFGQLVLPDHAGPAAAAAANDDSTYFTVWLRHGSVLKASKSAPPLAPPDAASLGAPGSDESMQIHLRSRAAFREATTLGPHETRILVGQSIAPQLAHLHSFAWQIAMTGGAVVLLGLAGGWVLSRRVLQPITAMSSTAAAISASNLSRRINLQEVDSELGQLAEVLNAMFVRLEMAFERQAEFVADASHELRTPITILLSHCELALAKPRSADELRETIATCLRASRRMKSLAEGLLTLARADAGKLGLRQDRVSLDRLVLESAATVQPLADHKNVSLAVDAQPVEVMGDSGRLAQVVTNLLTNAIHYNVASGSVAVRVSQNAGAAVVTVADTGCGIPEADWPHIFERFYRVDKARSRETGGYGLGLAICKSIVESHGGTISFRSQTGSGTTFTVRLPAVSLPAVSLPATVEPIAGV